A genomic stretch from Pararhizobium sp. IMCC21322 includes:
- a CDS encoding LacI family DNA-binding transcriptional regulator: MNIRKNGSAKRGRLSGIGKTKKITLSDVAKLADVSTMTVSKVIRQTGSISAPTRNRVHEAIAELGYLPNLIAGSLSSQTNLMVAVIIPSLGNNVFGEVLGGINTVLTGAGMHTFIGASDFHTDIEEELIRTMLPWQPSGMILTGGIAHSTSTDKLLAAKPCPIVQIWDNDVPEFDFNVGFSHIEAGRMMARHFFEKGFRKIGYVGSQHTKDVCAARRYEGFCNQLQEHGLTVTAEIVEDGNREPSFGLQSTRDLLARAGDLDSIYFLNDSLAIGGLTHLHRAGISVPKQIAVAGFNGSSIGKLISTELTTIDTPRWKIGDTAARCLLDCIEGKNVSQKIDIDVELIVGNTT, translated from the coding sequence ATGAATATTAGGAAAAACGGTTCCGCAAAGCGCGGGCGTTTGTCGGGTATTGGAAAAACCAAAAAAATCACTCTGTCAGATGTCGCCAAGCTGGCGGATGTCAGCACAATGACAGTTTCCAAAGTTATCCGTCAGACAGGAAGCATATCTGCCCCAACGCGCAATCGCGTGCATGAAGCCATTGCAGAATTAGGGTATCTGCCAAATCTGATCGCTGGCTCCTTGAGTTCTCAAACCAATTTGATGGTCGCCGTTATTATTCCATCGCTGGGGAACAATGTGTTTGGTGAGGTGTTGGGCGGCATCAACACCGTCCTGACAGGCGCCGGCATGCATACGTTCATCGGTGCCTCGGATTTCCACACCGATATCGAAGAGGAACTCATTCGCACCATGCTGCCTTGGCAACCATCGGGCATGATCCTGACAGGCGGTATCGCTCACAGTACTTCAACAGACAAATTGCTTGCGGCAAAGCCTTGTCCAATTGTGCAGATTTGGGACAATGATGTTCCGGAATTTGATTTTAATGTCGGGTTTTCGCACATTGAAGCAGGCCGGATGATGGCACGACATTTCTTTGAAAAAGGTTTTCGCAAAATTGGCTATGTCGGCTCACAGCATACCAAAGATGTGTGTGCAGCAAGACGCTATGAGGGGTTTTGCAACCAGCTTCAGGAGCATGGTTTGACCGTGACTGCGGAAATTGTCGAAGACGGTAATCGTGAACCATCCTTCGGCTTGCAGAGCACACGAGACTTACTGGCCCGCGCCGGCGATCTGGATTCGATCTACTTCCTCAATGATTCTCTTGCAATTGGCGGTTTGACTCATTTGCACCGCGCAGGAATATCAGTGCCAAAACAAATCGCCGTTGCTGGCTTCAACGGCTCATCCATAGGAAAGTTGATATCAACTGAACTAACGACGATCGACACGCCCCGTTGGAAAATCGGTGATACGGCGGCACGCTGTTTGCTGGACTGTATTGAGGGCAAAAATGTATCTCAAAAGATCGATATCGATGTGGAACTGATTGTAGGTAACACAACCTGA
- a CDS encoding aldo/keto reductase: MEKRIISGTDLEVSVICYGPMRIAQSQDDPDLPVHLRAMHAAIDHGINFIHSSYEYGVRWMMHEVLKDHPERHNLLHVIKAPVPDWDDPDFDAAKLELIIDDALRDLCTDRIAMVQWMWRCRPHDEEHRLPLLANIHDKVAETFEQLRQKGKVGHLACFPYFPESAATAMAHPAEEALIAYYNPLEMEMSPVIDTLNDDGRGFLAIRPLYEGVLTDRYASHADVPEGHRLAKEKYADAFNARQKLAEAIPEAADGMTRFAIRFPLMSANCASVIVGLNSEEQVVEICDHVAGVTPDPDTVSRVRALMGH, from the coding sequence ATGGAAAAACGAATTATCAGCGGCACCGACCTGGAGGTTTCCGTAATCTGTTACGGGCCGATGCGTATTGCGCAGAGCCAAGACGATCCAGACCTGCCAGTACACTTGCGTGCAATGCATGCCGCAATTGATCATGGCATAAACTTCATTCACTCAAGTTATGAATATGGCGTGCGCTGGATGATGCATGAGGTCTTGAAGGATCACCCGGAGCGGCACAATTTGCTGCACGTCATCAAGGCACCGGTGCCTGATTGGGACGACCCGGATTTTGATGCTGCCAAGCTTGAGCTGATCATTGATGATGCCCTGCGCGATCTGTGCACCGACCGTATTGCCATGGTGCAGTGGATGTGGCGCTGTCGTCCGCATGACGAGGAACACAGACTTCCCCTGTTGGCCAACATTCACGATAAGGTTGCTGAAACCTTCGAGCAATTGCGCCAGAAGGGCAAGGTTGGTCATCTGGCCTGTTTCCCGTATTTCCCCGAAAGCGCTGCCACGGCCATGGCGCATCCGGCTGAAGAAGCCCTGATTGCCTATTACAATCCGCTGGAGATGGAAATGTCGCCGGTGATCGACACACTGAATGATGACGGACGGGGCTTTCTGGCCATCCGCCCGCTCTATGAGGGTGTGCTGACGGACCGTTATGCCAGTCATGCGGACGTGCCAGAGGGGCATCGCCTGGCCAAAGAAAAATATGCCGATGCGTTTAACGCCCGGCAGAAACTGGCAGAGGCGATTCCTGAAGCAGCTGACGGCATGACCCGCTTTGCCATACGTTTTCCGCTGATGTCAGCCAATTGCGCCAGTGTCATCGTGGGGCTCAACAGCGAAGAACAGGTCGTTGAAATCTGCGATCACGTGGCGGGCGTAACACCCGACCCGGACACTGTTTCACGTGTCCGGGCGCTTATGGGCCATTGA
- the ccoS gene encoding cbb3-type cytochrome oxidase assembly protein CcoS — MNLLIFLIPVALGLGLLGLGAFLWSLRTGQYDDPEGAAERILQDDDDPL, encoded by the coding sequence ATGAATCTTCTGATATTCCTCATTCCAGTTGCGCTTGGCCTTGGCCTTTTGGGTCTCGGCGCTTTTTTGTGGAGCCTGCGGACCGGCCAGTATGATGACCCGGAAGGGGCTGCAGAACGTATTTTACAGGATGATGATGACCCTCTTTGA
- a CDS encoding heavy metal translocating P-type ATPase has protein sequence MKSKADAMSCCGAQEKSDIAEEAGAELAQHDALLHAGEALPKGGFKFTFSVPSIHCGGCISKIERALSPLPGVDTARVNLTLKRLSVVVGRQRDIIPVENTLTRLGFPAVPIEPGDVSEAEGAKKASSLLKAMAVAGFAASNIMLLSVSVWSGADGPTRDLFHLISALIAIPVVIYSGQVFFRSALGALRGGHLNMDVPISLAVLLALGMSLFETLTGGADAYFDAAVTLLFFLLIGRYLDQNMRERARKSVVSLSRLSAKGATRIEEDGKLVYVPLDAILPDMNLRVFPGDRIPVDGTILRGGSDLDRSLVTGESALVPAAAGDEVEAGTLNVTGSLDLLVSKTANQSFLSEVMKMLEAAENGRGGFVRIADRMARIYAPAVHLLALAAFIGWLIISGGDWHRALTIAIAVLIVTCPCALGLAVPVVHVVGATRLFQNGILMRDGSALERLADVDHVVFDKTGTLTMGNASVTPFAKMGAQDRARIKTLASNSSHPASKAIAHLLRDAPDLGTQSVVEKPGFGVEARIDGTLMRLGRSDWVAEIATPRDETPNGYPLSFACADAAPVWFALEETMRTGAQDALGALQQQNISSEILSGDSVVPVQRIADQLGIEHFGVGETPASKFARINELQASGRKVLMVGDGINDAPSLAAGHASIAPASASDIGRQAADFVFTRDSLEAVPFAIGIARRAGRLVRGNFALAILYNCIAVPLAMAGYVTPLVAAIAMSASSIIVVANSLRLLGDKGLRAQTAALVSNRPRWMRSTKTLGASA, from the coding sequence TTGAAGTCGAAAGCTGACGCGATGAGCTGTTGTGGCGCGCAGGAAAAGTCTGATATCGCCGAAGAGGCGGGCGCAGAACTTGCGCAGCACGATGCGTTGCTTCACGCCGGTGAGGCTTTGCCCAAAGGCGGTTTCAAATTCACATTTTCAGTGCCATCCATCCACTGTGGCGGGTGCATCTCCAAAATAGAGCGGGCCTTGTCGCCTTTGCCGGGGGTGGACACAGCGCGGGTGAATCTGACCTTGAAACGGCTCAGTGTGGTGGTGGGTAGGCAACGCGACATCATTCCAGTTGAAAACACTCTGACGCGTCTTGGCTTTCCGGCTGTCCCAATCGAGCCTGGTGATGTGAGTGAAGCGGAAGGCGCTAAAAAAGCCTCCTCTTTGCTGAAGGCTATGGCTGTTGCCGGCTTTGCTGCCAGCAACATCATGTTGCTGTCCGTCTCGGTCTGGTCGGGTGCAGATGGTCCGACCCGTGATCTGTTCCATTTGATTTCTGCACTGATTGCCATTCCCGTGGTGATTTATTCCGGACAGGTGTTCTTTCGCTCGGCCCTTGGGGCGTTGCGCGGCGGGCATTTGAATATGGATGTGCCAATTTCGCTGGCGGTTCTGCTGGCGCTAGGCATGAGCCTGTTTGAGACCTTGACCGGGGGTGCGGATGCTTATTTTGATGCGGCGGTTACCCTATTGTTCTTCCTGTTGATCGGGCGTTATCTGGATCAGAATATGCGGGAGCGGGCGCGCAAATCCGTTGTCAGTCTCAGTCGGTTGTCCGCCAAGGGCGCAACCCGTATCGAAGAGGATGGCAAGCTGGTCTATGTGCCGCTTGATGCCATTCTGCCCGATATGAATTTGCGGGTTTTTCCCGGGGACCGCATTCCGGTCGACGGGACTATTTTGCGGGGCGGCAGCGACCTGGATCGATCTCTTGTCACAGGCGAGAGCGCCCTGGTGCCTGCCGCAGCCGGTGATGAAGTTGAGGCCGGTACGCTGAATGTCACCGGATCGCTGGATCTGCTGGTGAGCAAAACGGCAAATCAATCCTTCCTGTCTGAAGTCATGAAAATGCTGGAAGCTGCCGAAAATGGACGCGGCGGCTTTGTGCGCATTGCCGACAGAATGGCGCGTATCTATGCGCCGGCCGTGCATCTGCTGGCGCTTGCCGCTTTTATTGGCTGGCTGATCATCTCTGGTGGCGACTGGCACCGGGCGCTGACAATTGCCATTGCGGTTCTGATTGTCACCTGTCCCTGTGCTTTGGGTCTGGCTGTGCCGGTGGTGCATGTGGTGGGCGCAACGCGGCTCTTCCAAAACGGTATTTTGATGCGCGATGGGTCGGCGCTGGAACGGCTTGCTGATGTCGATCATGTCGTGTTCGACAAGACCGGCACCTTGACCATGGGGAACGCCAGTGTGACGCCATTTGCAAAGATGGGCGCGCAGGACCGGGCCCGCATTAAAACTCTGGCCAGCAACTCCTCGCATCCGGCTTCAAAGGCAATTGCCCATCTGTTGCGCGATGCGCCGGACCTTGGCACCCAAAGCGTGGTGGAAAAACCCGGTTTTGGTGTGGAAGCCAGGATTGACGGGACACTGATGCGGCTTGGCCGTTCGGACTGGGTGGCGGAGATTGCAACGCCAAGGGATGAAACGCCAAACGGCTACCCCCTCAGCTTTGCATGTGCTGACGCTGCGCCCGTCTGGTTTGCGCTGGAGGAAACCATGCGGACCGGGGCACAGGATGCTCTGGGCGCTTTGCAACAGCAAAACATATCCAGCGAAATTTTGTCCGGTGACAGCGTGGTGCCGGTGCAGCGGATAGCAGATCAGCTTGGAATTGAGCATTTCGGCGTTGGTGAGACACCGGCTTCCAAATTTGCCCGCATCAATGAATTGCAGGCCTCGGGGCGCAAGGTTCTGATGGTCGGCGATGGCATTAATGACGCCCCCAGCCTTGCGGCAGGTCATGCCTCGATAGCGCCCGCCAGCGCATCGGATATTGGCCGACAGGCCGCAGATTTTGTGTTTACCCGCGACAGTCTTGAAGCTGTTCCATTTGCCATTGGCATTGCGCGGCGTGCCGGGCGTCTGGTGCGGGGTAATTTTGCGTTGGCAATTCTGTATAATTGCATTGCCGTGCCGCTTGCGATGGCAGGATATGTGACGCCTTTGGTAGCCGCTATTGCCATGTCGGCTTCCTCAATCATTGTGGTTGCCAACAGTCTCAGATTGCTGGGGGACAAAGGTCTGCGCGCGCAAACCGCTGCTCTTGTCAGCAACAGGCCGCGATGGATGCGGTCCACAAAAACGCTGGGGGCATCTGCATGA
- a CDS encoding FixH family protein encodes MKRVFNPDEFTGWHMFGVMCLFFGTIISVNMFLAYSAGSTWTGLVVKNTYVESQHFNAKSAEYQRQAELGWHAETSYSDGVFSLALTDFAGDPVQQSEVTVGLGRPVHEGDDRSLEMQPSNAGGYTVETDLGAGIWEAQLIVSQYGIVAWSRIIRFEVES; translated from the coding sequence ATGAAACGCGTTTTTAATCCAGATGAATTTACCGGCTGGCATATGTTCGGTGTGATGTGCCTGTTTTTCGGAACCATCATTTCCGTCAACATGTTTTTGGCCTATTCCGCAGGATCTACATGGACCGGACTGGTGGTGAAGAATACCTATGTAGAAAGTCAGCACTTCAATGCCAAATCGGCTGAATATCAGCGTCAGGCAGAGCTGGGCTGGCATGCGGAGACCAGTTACTCTGACGGTGTGTTTTCTCTTGCGCTGACAGACTTTGCCGGGGACCCTGTGCAGCAAAGCGAAGTAACTGTGGGTCTTGGCCGGCCTGTGCATGAAGGCGATGATCGCAGTCTGGAAATGCAGCCTTCGAATGCCGGTGGCTACACGGTTGAAACAGATCTGGGGGCCGGTATCTGGGAGGCTCAATTGATTGTCTCTCAATATGGTATCGTTGCCTGGAGCCGGATCATTCGTTTTGAAGTCGAAAGCTGA
- the ccoG gene encoding cytochrome c oxidase accessory protein CcoG, with product MSNIGTLDDPSDPQELYAARKKIFPKRATGDFRRLKWIIMIVTLAIYYVTPWLRWDRGPYAPDQAVLVDVANRRFYFFFIEIWPQEFYFVAGMLVMAGIGLFLVTSVVGRAWCGYTCPQTVWTDLFLVVERFMEGDRNARMKLDAAPYTFDKLRKRVIKHVIWVLIAVATGGAWIFYFADAPTLLVEMFTGEAAFVAYATVGVLTATTYIFGGHMREQVCNYMCPWPRIQAAMLDEDSLVVTYNDWRGEPRTHGRKKAAAAGDPMGDCVDCSACVVVCPAGIDIREGQQMECITCALCIDACDDIMGKLGREKGLISYSTLSDYNTNMALATEPGTTTINPDRIRDENGFIDGIRRFDWRIFLRPRTLLYFSVWALIGIGLLTALVLRDRLGVNVQHDRNPIFVQMSDGGIRNGYTVKILNMVQEPRVIYLSLEGLPGATMSINGLDQPDGVSFAVPVEPDKLRALRVFVRQPASHVEGGSTQFNLIAEDKQSNEMDIYEAVFEAPEVK from the coding sequence ATGAGCAACATTGGAACACTAGACGACCCCTCAGACCCTCAGGAACTCTATGCGGCGCGCAAGAAAATCTTTCCCAAGCGCGCCACGGGTGATTTTCGGCGGCTGAAATGGATCATCATGATCGTCACTTTGGCGATCTATTATGTGACGCCCTGGCTGCGCTGGGACCGGGGCCCCTACGCCCCGGATCAGGCGGTTCTGGTGGATGTCGCCAATCGCCGGTTTTATTTCTTCTTCATCGAGATCTGGCCCCAGGAATTTTACTTTGTCGCCGGTATGCTGGTGATGGCCGGCATTGGGTTGTTTTTGGTGACGTCTGTGGTTGGCCGCGCCTGGTGCGGCTATACCTGCCCGCAAACGGTCTGGACCGATCTGTTTCTGGTGGTAGAGCGTTTCATGGAAGGGGACCGTAATGCCCGCATGAAGCTGGATGCCGCACCCTATACTTTTGACAAGCTTCGCAAGCGGGTGATCAAACATGTCATCTGGGTGTTGATTGCCGTTGCCACAGGCGGCGCCTGGATTTTCTATTTTGCCGATGCGCCAACTTTGCTGGTGGAGATGTTTACCGGCGAGGCCGCGTTTGTGGCCTATGCAACGGTTGGTGTGCTGACCGCCACGACCTATATTTTTGGCGGCCATATGCGTGAGCAGGTCTGCAATTACATGTGCCCCTGGCCACGCATTCAGGCGGCCATGCTGGATGAAGATTCGCTTGTTGTCACCTATAATGACTGGCGCGGTGAGCCACGCACACATGGACGTAAAAAGGCTGCAGCTGCAGGCGATCCGATGGGCGATTGTGTGGATTGCAGTGCCTGTGTCGTGGTGTGCCCTGCCGGCATTGATATTCGCGAAGGTCAGCAGATGGAGTGCATTACCTGCGCTCTGTGCATTGATGCGTGCGACGATATCATGGGCAAGCTTGGCCGGGAAAAAGGCCTGATCTCCTACTCAACCCTGAGCGATTACAACACCAATATGGCGCTGGCCACCGAGCCGGGTACGACGACGATCAATCCGGATCGGATACGTGATGAAAACGGGTTCATTGACGGCATTCGCCGTTTTGACTGGCGCATCTTTTTGCGGCCCCGTACGCTTTTGTATTTCTCGGTCTGGGCGCTGATCGGCATTGGCCTGTTGACCGCACTTGTCTTGCGTGACCGGCTGGGCGTCAACGTGCAGCATGACCGCAATCCGATTTTTGTCCAGATGAGCGATGGTGGCATTCGCAATGGCTACACGGTCAAGATTTTGAACATGGTGCAGGAACCGAGGGTCATCTACCTGTCCCTTGAGGGGCTGCCCGGGGCCACCATGTCGATCAATGGTCTGGACCAGCCGGATGGTGTGTCCTTTGCAGTGCCGGTCGAGCCAGACAAGCTCCGTGCCCTGCGCGTTTTTGTGCGCCAGCCTGCTTCCCATGTTGAGGGCGGGTCTACTCAATTCAATCTGATTGCAGAGGACAAGCAGTCAAATGAGATGGATATCTATGAAGCCGTCTTTGAAGCACCGGAGGTCAAGTGA
- the ccoP gene encoding cytochrome-c oxidase, cbb3-type subunit III, whose translation MAENKEIDEFSGVETTGHDWDGIKELNNPLPRWWLWTFYATIVFSIGYTIAYPAWPGISGASKGLLGWSSRANVSADLAAVEASRSAFAEKILNMELAEIEADADLLQFAIAGGSSAFKVNCSQCHGAGAAGGGGYPNLLDDDWIWGGDVEQIYLTLLHGIRYDADDDTRFSDMPAFGADEILERSDIVDAAWYVRQFSGQESDAEAALRGQTVYEDNCAACHGDSGEGDPELGAPNLSDAIWLYGGSHADIVAQIVRPQQGVMPGWAGRLSEATTKQLAVYVHSLGGGE comes from the coding sequence ATGGCCGAAAATAAAGAAATTGACGAGTTCTCTGGTGTTGAGACAACGGGCCATGACTGGGACGGCATCAAGGAATTGAACAACCCACTGCCGCGCTGGTGGCTGTGGACCTTCTATGCCACGATTGTGTTTTCTATTGGCTATACGATTGCCTATCCGGCCTGGCCCGGTATTTCGGGCGCCTCAAAGGGGCTGCTGGGTTGGTCCAGCCGGGCCAATGTCAGCGCGGATCTTGCCGCTGTTGAAGCCTCTCGCTCCGCCTTTGCGGAGAAGATCCTCAACATGGAACTGGCGGAGATCGAGGCGGATGCGGATCTGCTGCAATTTGCCATTGCAGGTGGTAGTTCGGCTTTCAAGGTCAATTGCTCGCAATGCCACGGGGCGGGAGCCGCCGGTGGTGGCGGCTATCCAAACCTTCTGGATGATGATTGGATCTGGGGCGGTGATGTGGAGCAGATTTATCTGACACTGCTACACGGCATTCGCTACGATGCTGACGATGATACGCGGTTTTCTGACATGCCGGCCTTTGGGGCCGACGAAATACTGGAGCGCAGCGACATTGTCGATGCGGCCTGGTATGTGCGACAGTTTTCCGGTCAGGAAAGCGATGCCGAAGCCGCCCTTCGGGGCCAGACTGTTTATGAGGATAACTGCGCTGCCTGTCATGGTGACAGCGGTGAGGGGGACCCCGAACTTGGTGCGCCTAACCTCAGTGATGCAATCTGGCTTTATGGTGGCTCTCATGCGGACATCGTTGCCCAGATAGTCAGACCGCAACAAGGTGTGATGCCGGGTTGGGCTGGTCGTTTGAGCGAAGCCACAACCAAACAGCTGGCTGTTTATGTTCACAGTCTTGGCGGTGGTGAATAG
- a CDS encoding cbb3-type cytochrome c oxidase subunit 3, with translation MESTYQSMRTFADSWGLLYMFVIFVIAVLWTFRPGSKKHSEDAARIPFNEDENHGRK, from the coding sequence ATGGAATCAACATATCAGTCCATGCGGACATTCGCAGACAGTTGGGGATTGCTCTACATGTTTGTGATTTTTGTAATCGCAGTGCTGTGGACCTTCCGGCCCGGCTCAAAGAAACACAGTGAAGATGCGGCCCGCATCCCTTTCAACGAGGACGAGAATCATGGCCGAAAATAA
- the ccoO gene encoding cytochrome-c oxidase, cbb3-type subunit II has protein sequence MSFLSKHKVLERNASLLLAGSLLVVTIGGIVEIAPLFYLENTIEKVEGMRPYTPLELAGRNIYLREGCYTCHSQMIRPFRDEVERYGHFSLAAESMYDHPFQWGSKRTGPDLARVGGRYSNEWHVQHLVNPQSVVPESIMPSYAFLEETRLNVENPSAHLVANRRVGVPYSDEMIENAARDLADQADPDADTDDLIERYPKAVLGDFDGNPARLSEMDALVSYLQMLGTLVDFSAYEPEKNER, from the coding sequence ATGTCATTTTTGAGCAAACATAAAGTCCTTGAGAGAAATGCATCTTTGCTGTTGGCTGGGTCGCTTCTGGTGGTCACCATTGGCGGTATCGTCGAGATTGCACCTCTGTTCTATCTGGAAAACACCATCGAAAAAGTGGAGGGCATGCGGCCCTACACACCGCTGGAACTGGCCGGGCGTAACATCTATCTGCGGGAAGGCTGCTATACCTGCCACAGTCAGATGATCCGGCCTTTCCGTGATGAGGTGGAGCGCTATGGACATTTCTCTCTGGCGGCTGAGTCCATGTATGACCATCCGTTCCAGTGGGGCTCCAAACGGACCGGGCCAGATTTGGCACGCGTCGGTGGCCGCTATTCCAATGAGTGGCATGTGCAGCATCTGGTGAACCCGCAATCGGTTGTTCCAGAATCCATCATGCCATCCTACGCCTTTCTGGAAGAAACCCGGCTGAACGTCGAGAACCCTTCAGCACATCTTGTCGCCAACCGCCGGGTGGGCGTGCCCTATAGTGATGAGATGATCGAAAATGCGGCCAGGGACCTGGCCGATCAGGCTGATCCTGATGCGGATACAGATGATCTTATTGAGCGTTATCCAAAAGCGGTTCTGGGTGACTTTGACGGAAACCCGGCGCGACTGAGCGAAATGGATGCCCTTGTATCCTATCTGCAAATGCTCGGTACGCTGGTGGATTTCTCGGCCTATGAGCCGGAAAAAAACGAGCGATAG
- the ccoN gene encoding cytochrome-c oxidase, cbb3-type subunit I, protein MRYATPAIVCGLATLIAFMAVGFGQDDQFRAHMWVLVLVMGLATIVLMRRVQFAPSGKAFAKIEIDQSAYMDDVIRYGVIATTFWGVVGFLVGVVAASQLAWPVLNIEPWLNFGRLRPVHTSAVVFAFGGNALICTAFYVVQRTCRARLWGGNLAWFVFWGYQLFIVMAATGYLLGITQSKEYAEPEWYVDLWLTIVWVAFLLVFLGTLVKRKEPHIYVANWFFLSFIVTVAMLHLVNGLSMPVSLLGSKSYSAFSGVQDALTQWWYGHNAVGFFLTAGFLGMMYYFVPKQANRPIYSYRLSIIHFWGLIFLYIWAGPHHLHYTALPDWAQTLGMVFSIMLWMPSWGGMINGLMTLSGAWDKVRTDPILRMMVISLAFYGMSTFEGPMMSIKSVNSLSHYTDWTIGHVHSGALGWNGMITFGALYFLVPKLWGRTRLYSMRMVNWHFWLATLGIVVYAAVMWVSGITQGLMWREYDSQGYLVYSFAESIAAMHPYYVMRVFGGVLYLAGGLIMAFNIFMTIKGKLRDEVPLADRSPTSGELKAASPAE, encoded by the coding sequence ATGCGATATGCAACACCCGCCATTGTGTGCGGATTGGCCACGCTTATAGCTTTCATGGCCGTCGGGTTTGGCCAGGATGATCAGTTTCGGGCCCATATGTGGGTCCTGGTTCTGGTCATGGGCCTGGCCACAATTGTGCTTATGCGCCGAGTGCAATTTGCACCATCCGGCAAAGCATTCGCCAAAATCGAAATCGATCAGAGCGCCTATATGGATGACGTCATCCGCTATGGGGTGATCGCAACGACGTTCTGGGGCGTTGTTGGCTTTTTGGTTGGCGTGGTTGCAGCGTCGCAATTGGCTTGGCCGGTTCTGAATATTGAGCCATGGCTGAACTTTGGCCGGTTGCGGCCAGTGCACACATCTGCAGTGGTTTTTGCCTTTGGTGGCAATGCGCTGATCTGTACGGCGTTTTATGTTGTTCAACGCACATGCCGCGCACGGTTATGGGGCGGAAATCTCGCCTGGTTCGTGTTCTGGGGCTATCAGTTGTTCATCGTCATGGCAGCAACCGGCTATTTGCTGGGCATCACCCAGTCAAAGGAATATGCCGAGCCGGAATGGTATGTGGATTTGTGGCTGACGATTGTCTGGGTCGCGTTTTTGCTGGTGTTCCTCGGCACTCTGGTCAAGCGCAAGGAGCCGCATATTTATGTCGCTAACTGGTTCTTCCTGTCCTTCATTGTCACGGTTGCCATGCTGCATCTGGTCAATGGATTGTCCATGCCGGTGTCTTTGTTGGGTTCCAAAAGCTATTCCGCTTTTTCAGGGGTTCAGGATGCGCTGACCCAGTGGTGGTATGGCCATAATGCGGTGGGCTTCTTCCTGACCGCCGGCTTTCTGGGGATGATGTATTACTTCGTGCCCAAACAGGCCAATCGACCAATCTATTCCTATCGTCTTTCAATCATCCATTTCTGGGGTCTGATCTTTCTCTATATCTGGGCCGGACCTCACCATTTGCATTACACCGCGTTGCCGGACTGGGCGCAAACACTGGGTATGGTGTTCTCCATCATGCTGTGGATGCCGTCCTGGGGTGGTATGATCAACGGTCTGATGACCCTTTCCGGTGCCTGGGACAAGGTGCGGACTGATCCGATATTGCGGATGATGGTTATTTCCCTGGCGTTTTACGGCATGTCGACCTTCGAAGGTCCGATGATGTCGATCAAATCCGTCAATTCCCTGTCTCACTACACCGACTGGACCATTGGTCACGTGCATTCCGGTGCGCTGGGCTGGAACGGCATGATCACATTTGGTGCGCTGTATTTCCTTGTGCCCAAATTGTGGGGTCGGACACGGCTTTACTCCATGCGCATGGTCAACTGGCACTTCTGGCTCGCGACCCTTGGCATTGTTGTCTACGCAGCGGTGATGTGGGTCTCCGGGATTACCCAGGGTCTGATGTGGCGCGAATATGATTCACAGGGTTACCTGGTCTACTCCTTCGCGGAGAGTATTGCGGCCATGCACCCCTATTATGTAATGCGCGTATTTGGCGGCGTTCTGTATCTGGCCGGTGGTCTGATCATGGCCTTCAATATCTTCATGACGATTAAGGGCAAGCTGCGGGACGAGGTGCCTTTGGCCGATAGGTCTCCCACGTCTGGTGAACTCAAAGCCGCCAGCCCGGCCGAATAG
- a CDS encoding hemerythrin domain-containing protein, producing the protein MPQTVGGNGESPDTRFSSTNGQETQQLSETEIRQKLARNFKSQLGLCALLEDIADSLPHNVSRNNCRLAAQNIQPIVQVSHKFEEEYLFPLLLSDGQKHPELEPILTRLHAEHCEDESYCNEIVDALEELASNQLANIDKLSYMLRGFFEGMRRHIAFEQEHLLPLLAKDNDPQ; encoded by the coding sequence ATGCCGCAAACCGTTGGCGGGAATGGAGAAAGTCCAGACACCCGTTTTTCCTCGACAAACGGTCAAGAGACCCAGCAATTGTCGGAAACTGAAATTCGCCAGAAACTGGCGAGGAATTTCAAAAGCCAACTTGGCTTGTGCGCTCTGCTGGAAGATATAGCGGATTCGCTGCCGCACAATGTCAGCCGCAACAATTGCCGCCTTGCAGCTCAAAACATTCAACCAATTGTCCAGGTTTCACATAAATTCGAAGAGGAATATCTGTTCCCGCTGTTGTTGTCCGACGGTCAGAAACATCCTGAGTTGGAACCCATCCTCACCCGGCTTCACGCCGAACATTGTGAAGATGAAAGCTACTGCAATGAGATTGTTGATGCGCTGGAAGAACTGGCGAGCAACCAGCTCGCCAATATTGACAAGCTTTCTTACATGCTGCGCGGCTTCTTTGAGGGCATGCGCAGACATATCGCATTTGAGCAAGAGCATCTCTTGCCCCTTTTGGCCAAGGACAATGATCCCCAGTGA